In Streptomyces canus, one DNA window encodes the following:
- a CDS encoding SigE family RNA polymerase sigma factor — protein sequence MQAEQEDRFQEFVRARWSHLVRTAYLLTGDAHHAEDLTQTALAKAYRSWRRVSGSDNPEAYVRRMLVTCNSDRFRKRRVKESLTDAPPERAGRDEAVARVEERGVLLGALAGLPPRQRAVVVMRYWEDLSEAEVAEVLGCSPGTVKSQASKGLAKLRTYPGLAQVMDRAPQGGTK from the coding sequence ATGCAGGCCGAACAAGAGGATCGGTTCCAGGAATTCGTCAGAGCCAGGTGGTCGCACCTCGTGCGAACCGCCTATCTGCTCACCGGCGACGCCCATCACGCCGAGGACCTGACGCAGACGGCGCTGGCGAAGGCGTACCGCTCCTGGCGGCGCGTGTCGGGCAGCGACAACCCGGAGGCGTACGTCCGCCGGATGCTCGTCACCTGCAACAGTGACCGCTTCCGCAAGCGGCGCGTGAAGGAGTCGCTGACCGACGCTCCGCCGGAGCGGGCGGGGCGGGACGAGGCCGTGGCGCGGGTCGAGGAGCGCGGGGTGCTGTTGGGCGCGTTGGCCGGGCTGCCGCCCAGGCAGCGGGCCGTGGTCGTGATGCGGTACTGGGAGGACCTGTCGGAGGCGGAGGTCGCCGAGGTGCTCGGCTGCTCCCCGGGCACGGTCAAGAGCCAGGCGTCCAAGGGGCTGGCGAAGTTGCGTACGTATCCGGGGCTCGCGCAGGTCATGGACCGCGCCCCGCAGGGAGGCACGAAATGA
- a CDS encoding phosphatase domain-containing protein translates to MNGWDEQGPGVLRLPSGRLVRGRGLRHALDPDTPRPSYGVYLLGGSPPEVPWASRWLRWPDFRLPADHGEARGVLIDAWERSAAERVEIACGGGRGRTGTALACLAVLDGVPPERAVAYVREHYDRRAVETPWQRRYVRRFRPVR, encoded by the coding sequence ATGAACGGGTGGGACGAACAGGGCCCGGGTGTCCTCCGGCTGCCGTCCGGGCGCCTGGTACGGGGCCGGGGCCTGCGGCACGCACTGGACCCGGACACGCCGAGACCGTCGTACGGCGTCTATCTGCTCGGCGGCAGCCCGCCGGAGGTCCCCTGGGCCTCCCGCTGGCTGCGCTGGCCGGACTTCCGCCTGCCGGCGGACCACGGGGAGGCCCGCGGCGTCCTGATCGACGCCTGGGAACGGTCGGCCGCCGAACGGGTCGAGATCGCCTGCGGGGGCGGCCGGGGCCGCACCGGAACAGCCCTGGCCTGCCTGGCGGTTCTGGACGGCGTGCCCCCGGAGCGGGCGGTGGCCTACGTCCGGGAGCACTACGACCGGCGAGCGGTGGAGACGCCGTGGCAGCGCCGGTACGTCAGGCGGTTCCGGCCGGTCAGGTGA
- the bla gene encoding class A beta-lactamase, with protein MKRTEEIGLCPRAKERKILGSGKLSRRALLAAGTATVLTGTTAYAADDVTARLRALEERYDARLGVFAHHLATKRSVGFRAGERFPMCSVFKTLAAAAVLRDLDRHGEVLGRRIHYTEDDLVMPGSDQTKAHLAEGMTIAELADVAITYSDNAAGNLLLRELGGPTAITRFARSLGDGVTRLDRWEPELNTAEPWRRTDTTNPYAIGRTYGRLVLGDALNRRDRELLTHWLLNNTTSVNRFHAGLPKTWTIADKTGSGSYGTANDVGVVWTDDGDPIILAVLSTMPAQDAVRDDALVADAARAVADTLT; from the coding sequence TTGAAGAGAACGGAAGAGATCGGCCTCTGTCCCCGAGCGAAGGAGAGAAAGATCTTAGGCTCCGGAAAACTGTCCCGCCGCGCCCTCCTGGCCGCCGGCACGGCCACCGTCCTGACCGGCACGACCGCGTATGCCGCCGACGACGTCACCGCCCGTCTGCGCGCGCTGGAAGAGCGGTACGACGCCCGGCTCGGCGTCTTCGCCCACCACCTCGCCACCAAGCGGTCCGTCGGCTTCCGCGCCGGCGAGCGCTTCCCGATGTGCTCCGTGTTCAAGACCCTCGCGGCCGCCGCCGTCCTGCGCGACCTGGACCGGCACGGCGAGGTGCTCGGCCGCCGCATCCACTACACCGAGGACGACCTGGTGATGCCGGGCTCCGACCAGACGAAGGCGCATCTGGCGGAGGGCATGACCATCGCCGAGCTCGCCGACGTGGCCATCACCTACAGCGACAACGCGGCCGGCAATCTCCTCCTGCGCGAACTCGGTGGCCCCACCGCGATCACCCGCTTCGCCCGTTCCCTCGGCGACGGGGTGACCCGCCTCGACCGCTGGGAGCCCGAGCTCAACACCGCCGAGCCGTGGCGGCGCACGGACACGACGAACCCGTACGCCATCGGTCGCACCTACGGCCGGCTGGTCCTCGGCGACGCGCTGAACCGCCGGGACCGGGAGCTGCTCACCCACTGGCTGCTGAACAACACGACCAGCGTGAACCGCTTCCACGCGGGACTGCCGAAGACGTGGACGATCGCCGACAAGACGGGCAGCGGCTCCTACGGCACCGCCAACGACGTCGGCGTGGTCTGGACCGACGACGGCGACCCCATCATCCTGGCCGTGCTGTCGACGATGCCCGCGCAGGACGCCGTACGGGACGACGCGCTGGTCGCCGACGCGGCGCGGGCGGTCGCCGACACCCTCACCTGA
- a CDS encoding abortive phage infection protein, translating to MEKTTGINRTQFLAGAAAVGAAALLPSGRADAKGRRHGLTRHGVVYTVGEGETPATAWNAARMRADVRAIRDDLHADTLDVTGDGVERLTATAAEAAERGLHVWLQPTLGDVPRRDILDHLAECGRFAERLRRQGASVELSVGCEFWLFVPGILPGDTVLERVENRMKGTFDPVRMQRELDRFTAKAAEVGRSVFHGRLSYAAAQDDEVDWNLFDVVGIDYYSSFRHSRDYVRELRQYVRWGKPVAITEFGTCTFVGAPEAGGMGWNIVDYDKDPPEIKGNVVRSEHTQAVYLTELLDVFESMDLYAAMAFEFLTADAPHRPDDPRHDLDMASYGIAKAIKDRPDDPCSDWHWEPKEAFHALAARFTG from the coding sequence ATGGAGAAGACGACGGGGATCAACCGGACACAGTTTCTCGCCGGGGCCGCTGCCGTGGGGGCCGCGGCGCTCCTGCCCTCGGGACGGGCCGACGCGAAGGGACGACGGCACGGACTCACACGCCACGGCGTCGTCTACACCGTCGGCGAGGGCGAGACTCCTGCCACCGCCTGGAACGCCGCCCGCATGCGTGCCGACGTCCGCGCCATCCGTGACGACCTGCACGCCGACACCCTCGACGTCACCGGTGACGGCGTCGAACGCCTCACCGCCACCGCCGCCGAGGCCGCCGAACGCGGGCTGCACGTCTGGCTCCAGCCGACCCTCGGGGACGTCCCGCGGCGGGACATCCTCGACCACCTCGCCGAGTGCGGCCGGTTCGCGGAGCGGCTGCGCCGGCAGGGCGCGAGCGTCGAGCTCAGCGTGGGCTGCGAGTTCTGGCTGTTCGTGCCGGGGATCCTGCCGGGGGACACGGTCCTGGAGCGCGTCGAGAACCGGATGAAGGGCACCTTCGACCCGGTGAGGATGCAGCGCGAGCTGGACCGCTTCACCGCGAAGGCGGCCGAGGTGGGCCGCTCGGTCTTCCACGGCCGCCTCAGCTACGCCGCCGCTCAGGACGACGAGGTCGACTGGAACCTGTTCGACGTGGTCGGCATCGACTACTACTCCTCCTTCCGCCACTCACGGGACTACGTACGGGAGTTGCGCCAGTACGTGCGCTGGGGCAAGCCGGTCGCCATCACCGAGTTCGGCACCTGCACCTTCGTCGGCGCACCCGAGGCGGGCGGTATGGGCTGGAACATCGTCGACTACGACAAGGACCCGCCGGAGATCAAGGGGAACGTCGTTCGCAGCGAGCACACCCAGGCCGTCTACCTCACCGAGCTCCTGGACGTCTTCGAGTCGATGGACCTCTACGCGGCGATGGCCTTCGAGTTCCTCACCGCCGACGCCCCCCACCGCCCCGACGACCCCCGCCACGACCTCGACATGGCGAGCTACGGCATCGCCAAGGCGATCAAGGACCGCCCCGACGACCCGTGTTCGGACTGGCACTGGGAGCCCAAAGAGGCCTTTCACGCGTTGGCCGCACGGTTCACGGGGTGA
- a CDS encoding GNAT family N-acetyltransferase, whose protein sequence is MRIRAVEEKDLPELARIDAEAFPSAPYPFFVLRQYFDIWGDHLLVVEDSELRLHGYVLASPPHNALSWIISLGVTPELRRNGLGRRLMMAILSRLRSEGAHKIWLTVEPDNGSAILLYRSLGFVAQGAPDPEYFGAGEPRLLMRLTP, encoded by the coding sequence ATGCGGATCAGAGCAGTTGAGGAGAAAGATCTCCCCGAGCTCGCCCGCATCGACGCCGAGGCTTTCCCTTCGGCGCCGTATCCCTTCTTTGTGCTGAGGCAGTACTTCGACATCTGGGGCGACCACCTGCTCGTCGTGGAGGACAGCGAGCTCCGGTTGCACGGCTATGTCCTCGCCTCACCGCCGCACAACGCGCTGAGCTGGATCATCAGTCTCGGGGTCACCCCCGAGTTGCGGAGGAACGGGCTGGGGCGCCGGTTGATGATGGCGATACTGAGCCGGTTACGGTCCGAGGGCGCGCACAAGATCTGGCTGACGGTCGAGCCCGACAACGGCTCGGCCATTTTGCTGTACAGATCCCTCGGGTTCGTCGCGCAAGGTGCCCCCGACCCCGAGTATTTCGGAGCGGGAGAGCCGCGGCTCCTCATGAGGCTCACCCCGTGA
- a CDS encoding SCO2525 family SAM-dependent methyltransferase, with protein sequence MTSLNGDVAWDDFNPREYNRRNYLFRHPDDEEILSLVRDHFSDHFRKSSGRVGSGIDVGAGPNLYPALAMLPWCDRITLLERSLGNVRYLGEQRDSYDGMWDKFWDVLCKEEAYRALGVDPRVRFREAVDVRKGDIFDLGGGAERWDLGTMFFVAESITESLDQFRLGVASFMTALKPGAPFAAAFMENSKGYYVDGRKFPATSIGKRGVSSALKGYADGANIYRLGTPDDLREGYTGMIVACGRRNG encoded by the coding sequence ATGACCTCGCTCAATGGTGACGTGGCCTGGGATGACTTCAATCCCAGGGAATACAATAGGCGCAACTATCTCTTCAGACACCCGGACGACGAAGAGATCCTTTCTCTGGTTCGCGATCACTTCAGCGATCATTTTCGAAAAAGTTCCGGTCGGGTTGGTTCCGGTATTGACGTGGGGGCCGGTCCGAACCTCTATCCCGCCCTCGCCATGCTTCCCTGGTGCGACAGGATCACCCTCCTCGAACGTTCGCTCGGCAACGTGCGGTACCTCGGAGAGCAGCGCGACTCCTACGACGGCATGTGGGACAAGTTCTGGGACGTCCTGTGCAAGGAGGAGGCGTACCGCGCGCTCGGTGTGGACCCCAGGGTGCGTTTCAGGGAGGCGGTCGATGTCCGGAAGGGCGACATTTTCGACCTTGGTGGCGGAGCGGAGCGCTGGGATCTCGGGACGATGTTCTTCGTCGCCGAGTCGATCACCGAATCGCTCGATCAGTTCCGGCTCGGAGTGGCCTCCTTCATGACGGCCCTCAAGCCCGGCGCGCCCTTTGCCGCCGCTTTTATGGAGAATTCAAAAGGTTATTACGTGGACGGTCGGAAATTTCCCGCGACCAGCATCGGGAAGAGGGGCGTCAGCAGTGCCCTGAAAGGCTACGCGGACGGTGCGAACATTTATCGACTGGGCACTCCGGATGATTTGCGTGAAGGATATACGGGAATGATTGTTGCTTGCGGCCGCCGGAACGGCTGA